From Kineosporia succinea, the proteins below share one genomic window:
- the rhaS gene encoding rhamnose ABC transporter substrate-binding protein yields the protein MRTLTRRSTVLGVATLSLALALTGCSKADTGSSSDGETGSAAKELNVVFIPKNLGNPYFDASDKGGKAAVEALGGTFSEVGPQEASPDAQVQYINTAAQQHASAIVISANDPKAVGSALTQAKQGGTKVVTFDSDTEAQYRDLFINQASPEGIAKAQVDGIAKQIGDSGEIAILSAAANATNQNAWIELMKTELKDSHPNIKLVDTVYGNDDDQTSFDKTAALLQTHPNLKGIISPTTVGIAAAARYLSTSKSKGKVALTGLGTPNQMRSFVEDGTVTEFYLWNPSDLGTLAAYAAAALADGTITGKEGDKFTAGDLGEYTVGADNTVLLGDPTGFNKDNIGDFDF from the coding sequence ATGCGGACCCTCACCCGACGCAGCACCGTTCTCGGAGTGGCCACCCTCTCCCTGGCGCTGGCCCTGACCGGCTGCAGCAAGGCCGACACCGGCTCCTCGTCCGACGGCGAGACCGGTTCGGCCGCCAAGGAACTCAACGTCGTCTTCATCCCGAAGAACCTCGGCAACCCGTACTTCGACGCCAGCGACAAGGGTGGCAAGGCGGCGGTCGAGGCCCTGGGCGGCACGTTCTCCGAGGTCGGCCCGCAGGAGGCCAGCCCCGACGCGCAGGTGCAGTACATCAACACCGCGGCCCAGCAGCACGCGTCGGCCATCGTCATCTCGGCCAACGACCCCAAGGCCGTCGGCTCGGCGCTCACGCAGGCCAAGCAGGGCGGCACCAAGGTCGTCACGTTCGACTCCGACACCGAGGCGCAGTACCGCGACCTGTTCATCAACCAGGCCTCCCCCGAGGGCATCGCCAAGGCCCAGGTCGACGGCATCGCCAAGCAGATCGGTGACTCCGGCGAGATCGCGATCCTCTCGGCCGCCGCCAACGCCACCAACCAGAACGCCTGGATCGAGCTCATGAAGACCGAGCTCAAGGACAGCCACCCGAACATCAAGCTCGTCGACACCGTCTACGGCAACGACGACGACCAGACCTCGTTCGACAAGACCGCCGCCCTGCTGCAGACCCACCCGAACCTGAAGGGCATCATCAGCCCCACCACGGTCGGTATCGCCGCCGCGGCCCGCTACCTGTCCACCTCGAAGAGCAAGGGCAAGGTCGCGCTGACCGGCCTGGGCACCCCCAACCAGATGCGCTCCTTCGTGGAGGACGGCACGGTCACCGAGTTCTACCTGTGGAACCCGAGCGACCTGGGCACCCTCGCCGCCTACGCCGCGGCCGCCCTGGCCGACGGCACCATCACCGGCAAGGAGGGTGACAAGTTCACCGCCGGTGACCTCGGTGAGTACACCGTCGGCGCCGACAACACCGTCCTCCTGGGCGACCCCACCGGGTTCAACAAGGACAACATCGGCGACTTCGACTTCTGA
- the thiD gene encoding bifunctional hydroxymethylpyrimidine kinase/phosphomethylpyrimidine kinase produces the protein MNTKTPRVLSIAGTDPTGGAGIQADLKSIAANGGYGMAVVTALVAQNTRGVRSVHTPPAEFLREQLDSVSDDVAIDAVKIGMLGDPEVIATVGDWLRATRPPIVVIDPVMVATSGDRLLSCEAEEALREILPLAGLVTPNVPELAVLSGRSEATMWDDVVAQSLEVSRRWGVRVLAKGGHLPGDVVCDALVEADAFDSVRPLESPRIATRATHGTGCSLSSAVATWQTATGDWFTSIDRSRQWLTESLRHGEELEVGQGHGPVSHFAGLWQRGGLITSASAEWWARIAELREATDRDPFLTGLADGSLDKARFAAYLAQDVHYLEGYASVLSRLAQMAREPVERAFWTTAALACLTTETALHRTWLTEPRPAKSPVTERYLDHLRSAVDQGYEHGVAAVLPCYWMYADIGARLDPAGNPYADWITMYADPVFHESAAAARRITDRAAGAATPVVRESMWRAFERSAQLEREFFAQ, from the coding sequence ATGAACACGAAGACTCCCCGCGTCCTGTCGATCGCCGGCACCGATCCGACCGGGGGAGCGGGCATCCAGGCCGACCTCAAGAGCATCGCCGCCAACGGCGGGTACGGCATGGCCGTCGTCACCGCGCTCGTGGCCCAGAACACCCGGGGCGTCCGGTCGGTGCACACGCCACCGGCCGAATTCCTGCGGGAGCAGCTGGATTCCGTCAGTGACGACGTCGCGATCGACGCCGTCAAGATCGGCATGCTGGGTGATCCGGAGGTGATCGCCACGGTCGGCGACTGGCTGCGGGCCACGCGTCCGCCGATCGTGGTGATCGACCCGGTCATGGTCGCCACCAGCGGAGACCGCCTGCTGAGCTGCGAGGCCGAGGAGGCACTGCGCGAGATCCTGCCGCTGGCGGGCCTGGTCACGCCCAATGTTCCCGAACTCGCGGTGCTGTCGGGCCGGTCAGAGGCGACGATGTGGGACGACGTGGTCGCCCAGTCCCTCGAGGTGTCCCGTCGCTGGGGTGTCCGGGTGCTGGCCAAGGGTGGCCATCTGCCGGGTGACGTGGTGTGTGACGCCCTGGTCGAGGCCGACGCGTTCGATTCGGTGCGGCCCCTGGAGTCACCCCGGATCGCGACCCGCGCCACGCACGGCACCGGCTGCTCGCTGTCGTCGGCCGTCGCGACCTGGCAGACCGCCACCGGCGACTGGTTCACGAGCATCGACCGGTCCCGGCAGTGGCTGACCGAAAGCCTGCGTCACGGTGAGGAACTCGAGGTCGGGCAGGGACACGGGCCGGTGAGCCACTTCGCCGGCCTGTGGCAGCGCGGCGGCCTGATCACCAGTGCGAGCGCCGAGTGGTGGGCCCGCATCGCGGAACTGCGTGAGGCCACCGACCGCGACCCGTTCCTCACCGGTCTCGCCGACGGAAGTCTCGACAAAGCCCGCTTCGCAGCGTATCTCGCACAGGACGTCCACTATCTGGAAGGCTACGCGAGCGTGCTGAGCCGCCTCGCGCAGATGGCGCGAGAGCCGGTGGAGCGGGCCTTCTGGACCACGGCGGCCCTCGCCTGCCTGACCACCGAGACCGCGCTGCACCGGACCTGGCTCACCGAGCCACGGCCGGCGAAGAGCCCGGTGACCGAACGCTATCTCGACCATCTTCGGAGCGCGGTCGATCAGGGCTACGAGCACGGTGTGGCCGCTGTGCTGCCGTGCTACTGGATGTACGCGGACATCGGGGCGAGGCTGGACCCGGCCGGGAACCCTTACGCCGACTGGATCACGATGTACGCGGACCCGGTGTTCCACGAGTCCGCGGCGGCCGCGCGGCGCATCACCGACCGCGCGGCGGGCGCGGCGACCCCGGTGGTACGGGAGTCGATGTGGCGGGCGTTCGAGCGCTCGGCCCAGCTGGAGCGGGAGTTCTTCGCGCAGTAG
- the thiE gene encoding thiamine phosphate synthase, which translates to MSALDLSLYLVTDAVAASRAGLPLPELVRAATEGGVTAVQVREKHEPAAVFLRTVLEIADVIPHHVTLLVNDRVDVYLAARELGARVSGVHLGQRDLPVETTRRIIGPDAVLGLSAAHPDQIAAAATSSAHVDYIGIGVLRATDTKPDAPPPLGIDGMRARAQLSALPAVAIGGVKVDDAHGLRGSALAGIAVVSGICAAPDPARAAAEYRRAWTGGA; encoded by the coding sequence GTGAGCGCCCTCGACCTCAGCCTCTACCTCGTCACCGACGCGGTCGCGGCCTCTCGCGCCGGGCTCCCGCTGCCGGAGCTCGTGCGGGCCGCGACCGAGGGTGGCGTCACCGCCGTGCAGGTGCGTGAGAAGCACGAGCCCGCGGCGGTCTTCCTGCGCACGGTGCTCGAGATCGCCGACGTGATCCCGCATCACGTCACGCTTCTCGTCAACGACCGCGTCGACGTCTACCTGGCCGCCCGGGAGCTCGGGGCCCGGGTGTCCGGCGTTCATCTGGGTCAGCGCGACCTGCCCGTGGAGACGACACGCCGGATCATCGGCCCCGACGCCGTTCTCGGCCTCAGCGCGGCGCATCCCGACCAGATCGCGGCAGCGGCGACGAGTTCGGCGCACGTCGACTACATCGGTATCGGCGTGCTGCGGGCCACCGACACCAAGCCGGATGCCCCGCCCCCGCTCGGCATCGACGGCATGCGCGCCCGCGCCCAGCTCTCCGCCCTCCCGGCCGTCGCGATCGGTGGCGTCAAGGTCGACGACGCCCACGGCCTGCGCGGCAGTGCCCTGGCCGGGATCGCGGTGGTCAGTGGCATCTGCGCCGCACCCGATCCGGCCCGCGCCGCCGCCGAGTACCGCCGCGCCTGGACCGGCGGCGCATGA
- the thiM gene encoding hydroxyethylthiazole kinase yields the protein MTGFAVPEKTAAQSAAELLTWVRRESPLVHCITNDVVVNFTANVLLALGASPAMVDIPEESGGFASVAGGLLINLGTPHAERRAAMEVAARAAADHGTPWVLDPVAIGALPVRTALAHQLRDLGPSIVRGNASEILALAGAGNGGRGVDAVSSVDAASVVAVETARKTGGVVAISGPVDLITDGTRTVRVANGHELLTRVTGGGCALGAVMAAFAAVEQDRLAATTAAVLVYTIAAEQAAAKAQGPGSFAVELIDALYSITGDDVERRARVR from the coding sequence ATGACGGGCTTCGCCGTACCCGAGAAGACTGCCGCGCAATCGGCCGCCGAGCTCCTGACCTGGGTCAGGCGTGAGTCGCCGCTGGTCCACTGCATCACCAACGACGTCGTCGTGAACTTCACCGCGAACGTCCTCCTGGCCCTGGGCGCGTCCCCGGCGATGGTGGACATTCCCGAGGAGTCAGGGGGTTTCGCGTCGGTGGCGGGTGGGTTGCTGATCAATCTGGGCACTCCGCACGCCGAGCGGCGTGCCGCCATGGAGGTCGCGGCGCGGGCCGCGGCCGATCACGGCACGCCGTGGGTGCTCGACCCGGTCGCGATCGGGGCGCTGCCGGTGCGCACGGCCCTCGCTCACCAGTTGCGTGATCTGGGGCCGAGTATCGTGCGGGGCAACGCCTCCGAGATTCTCGCGCTGGCCGGTGCGGGCAATGGTGGACGCGGCGTGGACGCGGTCTCGTCGGTGGACGCCGCGTCGGTGGTCGCGGTCGAAACCGCCCGCAAGACAGGCGGTGTGGTCGCGATCTCCGGTCCGGTCGACCTGATCACCGACGGAACCCGAACCGTGCGCGTCGCGAACGGGCACGAGCTGCTGACCCGGGTGACCGGCGGCGGGTGCGCGCTCGGGGCCGTGATGGCGGCGTTCGCGGCCGTCGAGCAGGATCGTCTGGCGGCCACCACCGCGGCCGTGCTCGTCTACACGATCGCGGCCGAGCAGGCCGCCGCGAAGGCCCAGGGGCCCGGCTCTTTCGCGGTCGAGCTGATCGACGCGCTGTACTCGATCACCGGCGACGACGTCGAGCGCCGGGCGCGGGTCCGGTGA